One Lycium barbarum isolate Lr01 chromosome 5, ASM1917538v2, whole genome shotgun sequence genomic window carries:
- the LOC132640141 gene encoding protein LIGHT-DEPENDENT SHORT HYPOCOTYLS 1-like yields the protein MDFVTPQGNNFSSGNNMVQGTNMLQGTNFNADGTTMIASSAPPLSRYENQKRRDWNTFCQHLSNQHPPLSLPHCTSAHVLEFLRYLDQFGKTKVHNQNCPFFGLPNPPAPCPCPLRQAWGSLDALIGRLRAAYEEHGGKPEMNPFGARAVRLFLREVRDFQSKSRGISYEKKRKKPSSSTNNNKQKIAVTMAAEGVDCGTSANFYGHTNISSAN from the exons atggATTTTGTTACACCACAAGGAAATAATTTCAGTTCAGGTAACAACATGGTTCAAGGTACAAACATGCTTCAAGGTACAAACTTTAATGCTGATGGTACTACCATGATTGCGTCCTCGGCTCCTCCTTTGAGTCGCTATGAGAATCAGAAACGTCGCGATTGGAACACTTTCTGCCAGCACTTGAGTAACCAGCACCCTCCCCTTTCACTTCCTCACTGCACTAGTGCACATGTCCTTGAATTCCTCAG GTACCTAGACCAGTTCGGGAAGACCAAAGTCCACAACCAAAATTGTCCATTTTTTGGCCTACCAAATCCACCAGCACCATGCCCTTGTCCTTTAAGGCAAGCTTGGGGAAGCCTTGATGCACTAATTGGTAGGCTTAGAGCTGCTTATGAAGAACATGGTGGAAAGCCAGAAATGAACCCTTTTGGGGCAAGAGCTGTGAGGCTATTTTTAAGGGAAGTGAGGGATTTTCAGTCAAAGTCAAGAGGGATTAGTTATGAAAAGAAGAGGAAGAAACCATCATCATCAACAAATAACAATAAGCAGAAAATAGCAGTGACAATGGCGGCTGAAGGTGTTGATTGTGGTACAAGTGCAAATTTCTATGGACACACAAATATTAGTAGTGCTAATTGA